Proteins encoded together in one Armatimonadota bacterium window:
- a CDS encoding PEP-CTERM sorting domain-containing protein — protein sequence MRLKTLTLAAVAVIVPLASTSFAVTGLRPAAPDLTCTESIAAMGGGVYRYTYTLTNVSALAPVWWWGVYTNNAPGGLVYAPMGSGYFGSIPSDMALAGYSYMGWDTNFAYGGGGATSVGTGGSSTLVFDAVGYDAASKPFFADIDGEWTGAGTLGSNADGTQILSYMGDTSPVPEPASFAALAIGVVALARRRR from the coding sequence ATGAGACTCAAAACGCTGACTTTGGCGGCTGTTGCCGTCATCGTCCCACTGGCTTCGACCAGCTTTGCCGTGACCGGCTTGAGGCCGGCTGCACCCGATCTCACTTGCACCGAGTCCATCGCTGCCATGGGAGGCGGGGTATATCGGTACACGTATACCCTTACAAATGTGTCCGCCCTTGCTCCGGTATGGTGGTGGGGCGTCTACACGAACAATGCGCCTGGCGGTCTGGTTTATGCGCCCATGGGCAGCGGCTATTTTGGAAGCATTCCTTCTGACATGGCCCTTGCCGGATACAGCTATATGGGCTGGGATACGAACTTCGCGTATGGCGGTGGCGGCGCCACCAGTGTTGGTACTGGCGGATCGAGCACCCTCGTGTTCGATGCGGTCGGATATGACGCTGCCAGCAAGCCCTTCTTCGCCGACATTGATGGTGAGTGGACCGGCGCAGGAACGCTAGGATCTAATGCCGACGGAACTCAAATCCTGAGCTATATGGGTGATACTTCGCCCGTGCCTGAGCCCGCATCATTCGCTGCACTGGCGATTGGAGTAGTAGCGCTCGCGCGACGTCGCCGATAG
- a CDS encoding phytanoyl-CoA dioxygenase family protein gives MTCVKPTPEELHTGVFSPVTLQAARNAILDDGMVVLEAVADVQHLALIREQMLADVDKVLSRGDTPFNFVKANIQQDPPPFPPFLFKDVLLNDLIIQVTHSILGDGLYNAFYSGNTALAASGQRQPTHFDMGHLWPGLYGPPYCLVVNFPLVDMDAGNGAIELWPGTHKIPFGDWRSADIKIPEAMLEEQRPISKPFQPSVKLGSALIRDIRLWHGGMPNPSPNHRPMIAMIHYAAFFPCGPGPEFPASCKSFFEHPVLETRAHWVEGDIDHTQHNTAFDYAERG, from the coding sequence ATGACGTGCGTCAAGCCCACACCCGAAGAACTTCACACCGGCGTGTTCTCGCCGGTAACGCTCCAAGCCGCAAGAAACGCCATCCTCGACGATGGGATGGTGGTGCTGGAAGCTGTCGCCGACGTCCAGCACCTGGCGCTTATCCGTGAGCAAATGCTCGCAGACGTGGACAAGGTGCTCAGCCGAGGCGACACGCCTTTCAACTTCGTGAAGGCCAACATCCAACAAGACCCGCCGCCCTTTCCGCCGTTCCTGTTCAAGGATGTGCTGCTGAACGACCTGATCATCCAAGTCACCCACTCGATCCTCGGCGACGGGCTCTACAACGCCTTCTACAGCGGCAACACCGCGCTCGCCGCCTCCGGCCAAAGGCAGCCCACCCACTTCGACATGGGCCATCTCTGGCCCGGCCTCTACGGCCCGCCCTATTGCCTTGTCGTGAACTTCCCGCTCGTGGACATGGACGCGGGTAACGGCGCCATCGAGCTCTGGCCCGGCACGCACAAGATCCCGTTCGGCGATTGGCGGTCGGCCGACATCAAGATCCCCGAAGCGATGCTGGAAGAGCAGCGGCCGATCTCCAAGCCGTTTCAGCCCTCGGTGAAGCTCGGCAGCGCGCTCATCCGCGATATCCGGCTGTGGCACGGCGGCATGCCCAACCCCAGCCCCAACCACCGCCCGATGATCGCCATGATCCACTACGCGGCGTTCTTCCCTTGCGGCCCGGGACCGGAGTTCCCTGCTTCATGCAAGAGCTTCTTCGAGCACCCTGTTCTGGAGACCAGGGCGCACTGGGTCGAAGGCGACATCGACCACACGCAGCACAATACGGCGTTCGACTACGCCGAGAGGGGATAG
- a CDS encoding alpha-glucosidase/alpha-galactosidase, which produces MGLKIAVLGAGSVGFTRGMIRDILCVPELREIEIALHDIDARNLSMVEQLVRRDIAASGLPTQVTAHLERKKAIEGAKYIFSFVRVGGLEGFAHDVYIPLRYGVDQCVGDTLGPGGLMYAQRGVPVLLDFCADIEELAADDALFLNYSNPMAMLTWACLEYTNVRTIGLCHGVIGGHHQLASVIQLLARERGWIGPEDRVTKEDVDIVCAGINHQTWYVQVRFQGRDMTPYLLEGFQKHPEFRQTEKVRIDMLRRFGYYSTESNGHLSEYVPWYRKRPAEIADWIDLSSWINGETGGYLRVCTEGRNWFEQEFPRWLEEPPFTFEPKDRGQEHGSYILEGLETGRVYRGHFNVRNDGIITNLPQDCVIEAPGYVDGNGISMPVVGDLPLGCAAVCNASVSVQRLGVEAAVRGEVELLKQAMMLDPLTGAVCNPPEIWQMADEMLVATGQWLPQYRDEVALARERLTGSASLARFGGNRGAARLRVRSAEEMSEDAAAKRAAASSDKAGMTG; this is translated from the coding sequence ATGGGCTTGAAGATCGCGGTTCTCGGCGCGGGGAGCGTCGGCTTTACGCGGGGGATGATCCGCGACATCCTGTGCGTTCCTGAGCTTCGGGAGATCGAGATCGCTCTGCACGACATCGACGCGCGGAACCTCTCGATGGTCGAGCAGCTTGTGCGCCGGGACATCGCCGCCTCGGGTCTGCCCACACAGGTGACAGCCCACCTAGAGAGAAAGAAGGCGATCGAAGGCGCGAAGTACATCTTCAGCTTCGTGCGGGTTGGCGGCCTCGAGGGCTTTGCGCACGACGTGTACATCCCCTTAAGGTACGGCGTGGACCAGTGCGTCGGCGACACGCTCGGTCCGGGTGGCCTGATGTACGCCCAGCGCGGGGTTCCGGTGCTTCTGGACTTCTGCGCCGACATCGAGGAATTGGCTGCGGACGACGCGCTGTTCCTCAACTACTCGAACCCCATGGCGATGCTCACGTGGGCGTGCCTGGAGTACACGAACGTGCGCACGATTGGACTCTGCCATGGCGTCATCGGCGGGCATCACCAGCTCGCCAGCGTCATCCAGCTTCTGGCGCGAGAGAGGGGCTGGATCGGCCCGGAGGACCGGGTCACCAAGGAAGACGTGGACATCGTCTGCGCGGGCATCAACCACCAGACGTGGTACGTGCAGGTGCGCTTCCAGGGCCGCGACATGACGCCCTACCTGCTGGAGGGGTTCCAGAAGCACCCCGAATTCCGCCAGACCGAGAAGGTGCGCATCGACATGCTGAGGCGGTTCGGCTATTACTCCACAGAATCCAACGGCCACCTGAGCGAATACGTGCCCTGGTATCGCAAGCGCCCGGCCGAGATCGCCGACTGGATCGACTTGAGCAGCTGGATCAACGGGGAGACCGGCGGGTACCTAAGGGTGTGCACGGAGGGGCGGAACTGGTTCGAGCAGGAGTTTCCGAGGTGGCTGGAAGAGCCGCCGTTCACCTTCGAGCCGAAGGACCGGGGCCAGGAGCACGGGTCCTACATCCTGGAGGGGCTGGAGACGGGCCGCGTGTATCGGGGGCACTTCAACGTGCGCAACGACGGGATCATCACGAATCTGCCGCAGGACTGCGTGATCGAAGCGCCGGGATATGTGGACGGAAATGGCATCTCGATGCCGGTGGTCGGCGATCTGCCGCTGGGGTGCGCGGCGGTGTGCAATGCGTCGGTCTCGGTGCAGCGGTTGGGGGTTGAGGCGGCGGTGCGAGGGGAAGTGGAGCTGCTCAAGCAGGCAATGATGCTGGACCCGCTGACGGGGGCTGTGTGCAACCCGCCGGAGATCTGGCAGATGGCCGACGAGATGCTGGTGGCGACAGGGCAGTGGCTGCCGCAATACCGGGACGAGGTTGCGTTGGCGCGGGAGCGGTTGACGGGTTCGGCGAGTTTGGCACGGTTTGGTGGGAATCGGGGTGCTGCGCGCCTGAGGGTTCGGTCTGCAGAGGAAATGTCTGAGGACGCGGCGGCCAAACGGGCCGCCGCGTCCTCAGACAAGGCCGGGATGACGGGGTGA
- a CDS encoding PEP-CTERM sorting domain-containing protein — translation MKPYLALCLLSTAALSAANTYLATFDELNEGDFGPSITSSGVKFYDVDQDLSGGVFCIEQANSGDLGGSFSTPNVLGFGGYVPGSGVAFGRMKSFSIGMAGTGFQLKKASLDIWTFLLQQGGNTVTLEGWLGNTLVNSDTYTPGTFSVEHHSLSLPTDDYDKFIVRAQGAVDHGVVFADVDNVRVDAVPVPEPATLAALGLGGLALLRKRPH, via the coding sequence ATGAAACCGTATCTCGCACTCTGCCTTCTGTCAACGGCGGCGCTTTCGGCGGCCAATACCTATCTCGCCACCTTCGATGAACTGAATGAAGGCGATTTCGGCCCATCGATTACCAGTAGTGGTGTGAAGTTCTACGACGTGGACCAAGACCTCTCGGGCGGAGTGTTCTGCATCGAACAGGCCAATTCTGGCGACCTTGGCGGGTCGTTCTCTACGCCAAACGTCCTCGGCTTTGGGGGCTATGTTCCGGGCAGCGGCGTCGCCTTCGGACGCATGAAGAGCTTCTCCATCGGGATGGCCGGAACCGGATTCCAGCTCAAGAAAGCCTCACTGGACATCTGGACGTTCCTCCTCCAGCAAGGCGGCAACACGGTCACGCTGGAAGGGTGGCTCGGAAACACCCTGGTCAACTCGGACACCTACACGCCCGGCACCTTTTCCGTTGAGCACCATTCCCTAAGCCTGCCGACGGATGACTACGACAAGTTCATCGTCCGAGCGCAGGGCGCCGTCGACCACGGAGTGGTGTTCGCAGACGTGGACAATGTCCGTGTGGACGCCGTGCCGGTGCCCGAGCCCGCAACGTTGGCGGCTCTGGGTCTTGGCGGATTGGCATTGCTCCGAAAGCGGCCTCATTAA